The region aattaaaattaaaattattttttaataaaattaaaactaattgttattaaaattaattgttagtaaaattatcaaattattaattgttaattgtattaattgttgtaataaaatctaacatttgattagtaaatttatcaaattattaattgttgtaataaaatctaacatttgattagtaaatttatcaaattattaattgtattaattgtattaattgttgtaacaaaatctaacatttgattagtaaaacaaacttgatgttttattattattattttgtaacactagtcaaggaaataaaagtaaataaacttaaaataaaaaactattatattttaaaaataaaaatatatatatttaatatttttcgggccgggccgggcccgggccaaaaaatcttgcccgaggcctggcccattttttaaacaggtctaaatttttgcccaagcccatatttcgggcctatatttttacccaaaccctctcatatttcgggTGGGCAgtcaggccgggccgggccgcccggcccatggacaggtctaattcACAGTTAATAGAAGCAGCTTTGCTGCTTGTCCGAGTTTCCCAACGCCAAGCAATTCCATCACCTGAACGCCACGCTGCATGCTTTTTTGCATTACCATACTCGGCATTTTCAGCACTCAAACAAACTGTTTCCAAATTCTATATCCTTCGAAAGCTCTCACACTCCCCCAGCTCTCTCATCTCATCAGTTCCAAGCTCCCCACCCTCTGCAACAAAAGCTCCAAATTCGGACAACAACCCATCGTTTCTGGTCACCGTTTTCCCATGAAATTTGGATCCAAAACCAGAAACCCAGGGATGAATGATTAAGCTTTAATCGCTTCGAACATCCAAAACCATGGCTCAGCCGAATCGAAACGCGCGGCAATGGAAGTTTTTGGATATCTTTACCGCCATGTTTTTCAGCCTCGTATTGTTATTCTTCTTGTTGGTATTCACCCCTTTCGGTGATCCCTTGGCTTACTCCGGCAGGCAAGCCTTGTTGCTTTCCACGTCGGATCCGAAGCAACGGCATCGGTTTGTGTCACTGGTGGAACTGGGGGAACACCGTCAACCCATTGACCCCTGCCCTCCAGATTCCGTTGATCACATGCCATGCGAGGACCCAAAGCGAAACAGTCAGCTAAGTAGGTACATGAATTTTTatagagaaaggcattgcccttTGCCTGATGAAATGCCTCTTTGTTTGATCCCACCTCCACTTGACTATAAGATTCCCATTCAGTGGCCTGAAAGCTTGCACAAGGTAAACAAATTTGTGTTCTGTCTTGGttttattattatagaaattATTAAACTGTTCCATTAAGTTGTGTAATGGTTAGGTATGGCATTCAAATATGCCACACAACAAAATTGCTACTAGGAAAGGTCACCAAGGATGGATGAAAGAGGAAGGTCCTTATTTCATTTTTCCTGGTGGTGGAACCATGTTCCCTGATGGAGCTTTACCATATATTGACAAGCTCCGACGTTTCATGCCCATCAAAGGTGGAATTATTAGGACTGCTCTTGATATGGGATGTGGGGTAAGTTGATATATGGTATTAGCATCTTGTTGTGATTATTGCTTTGTAATGTTTGAATATCATGTATATGAATCCTTTTTGCAGGTCGCAAGTTTTGGGGGTTCATTGTTGGCTGAAGGCATTTTGACACTTTCATTTGCTCCAAGGGATTCTCACAAAGCACAAATACAATTTGCACTGGAAAGAGGCATACCGGCCTTTGTTCTAATGTTCGGCACTCGCAGGCTCCCCTTTCCTGCATTTGCATTCGATTTCATCCACTGCTCTCGATGCCTCATCCCTTTTGCAGCTTATAGTggggtttttttttgttctttgaaaTGCTTTTGATATATTCGTTTCTTATATCAACCTCTTTTGTTCGATGTTCCATGAAGAAATATTGGATTGGTTTTGCAGATGCAACTTATTTCATTGAAGTGGACCGGTTACTTCGTCTGGGTGGATTTTTGGTCATCTCTGGACCCCCTGTGCAGTGGCCTAAGAAAGAAAGAGAGTGGGAAGAGCTCCAGACTGTGGCAAGAGCATTGTGCTATGAGTTGATTATTGTCGAAGGAAACACGGTCATTTGGAAAAAGCCTGATAGAGATCCGTGTCTAAAACCAAATGAATTCAGGATTGGACTGTGTGATGAATCAGATGACCCAAATGTTGCATGGTGATCATCACGGACCTGCTTAGTTTAGATTTATTTAGAATTCTGATGGGATTTGCCTTTTAATTTCCACCAATTTAGCTGCACGTTTGATAGTTTATGGTTGCCATTCTATCTTGTTTATCGTCTTCTGAAGTTCTCTTGTTTTTGGTTGATAGGTATGTTAATTTGAAAAGATGTGTGACTCCATCTTTTATTAATGGAGGATATGCTATTGGGAAAATTCCTGGGTGGCCAGAAAGGCTATTAAGGGCTCCTTCGAGGGCGTTGATCATGAACAATGGGATTGACTTGTTTCAGGCAGACACGAGGCGGTGGGCAACAAGAGTTGCCTATTATAAGAATACGTTGAAGGTTAAGCTTGGGACGTCAGCAATACGCAATGTCATGGACATGAATGCATTTTTCGGAGGTTTTGCAGCAGCACTCGAGACTGATCCAGTATGGGTGATGAATGTTGTTCCTGCTCGGAAGCCATTAACTCTCGATATTATTTACGACAGAGGCCTTATCGGAGTATACCACGATTGGTGATTTACTATAGCATTTCTAGCCTTGTTTACTCCTAATTGAATCAGAGCTGATGGTTACTAACAATTAGTTGCCCGTTTGATAATAGTACTTAGCCTTAAAATTTCTACGACACCCTTGAAACCGTGTTGGTTCCTTTCTGCTCAAGGCAAACCTTGTATTGCTTATCCCCCGTTGATCGGATCTCCCATAGAAAACTGTATTATCTACAGGAGAGTTAAAACCTTCAAACTAAATCCATGTTTAATCCTTATCCTTAAAATCTTTTTCATGGATGCTCGTCTTTCGGATTCCTCTTTCTTATTCTCCAATGATGATGCGGTGGTCTTAACGGGAAACTTAAATTGGTGATTGATGTTTGCAGGTGTGAGCCTTTCTCAACGTACCCCCGGACTTATGATCTCATCCATGTAGCTAGCATAGATTCACTAACAAGGCTTCCAGGTTCGAGGAATAGCAGGTAGATGCATTGATCCTCTGTTGCTATTGAACGGATTCATCACA is a window of Gossypium hirsutum isolate 1008001.06 chromosome D08, Gossypium_hirsutum_v2.1, whole genome shotgun sequence DNA encoding:
- the LOC107900260 gene encoding probable pectin methyltransferase QUA3 → MAQPNRNARQWKFLDIFTAMFFSLVLLFFLLVFTPFGDPLAYSGRQALLLSTSDPKQRHRFVSLVELGEHRQPIDPCPPDSVDHMPCEDPKRNSQLSRYMNFYRERHCPLPDEMPLCLIPPPLDYKIPIQWPESLHKVWHSNMPHNKIATRKGHQGWMKEEGPYFIFPGGGTMFPDGALPYIDKLRRFMPIKGGIIRTALDMGCGVASFGGSLLAEGILTLSFAPRDSHKAQIQFALERGIPAFVLMFGTRRLPFPAFAFDFIHCSRCLIPFAAYNATYFIEVDRLLRLGGFLVISGPPVQWPKKEREWEELQTVARALCYELIIVEGNTVIWKKPDRDPCLKPNEFRIGLCDESDDPNVAWYVNLKRCVTPSFINGGYAIGKIPGWPERLLRAPSRALIMNNGIDLFQADTRRWATRVAYYKNTLKVKLGTSAIRNVMDMNAFFGGFAAALETDPVWVMNVVPARKPLTLDIIYDRGLIGVYHDWCEPFSTYPRTYDLIHVASIDSLTRLPGSRNSSCSLVDLMAEIDRMLRPEGTAVIQDSPEVIKKVARIAHVLRWVTTINNKEPESHGRGKILVATKTFWHL